A stretch of Episyrphus balteatus chromosome 2, idEpiBalt1.1, whole genome shotgun sequence DNA encodes these proteins:
- the LOC129908429 gene encoding signal transducer and activator of transcription B, producing the protein MTMNRSNSFVNSLKWWPLQGSNQTNNNNNNNNSNNNSGNHNNNNNSNKNFAFGSSVAVQKLRESKWFRVDERRIFCAVVECGFLVEVRSQNHDENDQSWFGVVLCKTTKDNKPKPETIEIFSVKIRENGTFRLFKLNLEDIWKNEWELRINNFADKEKLPHNEKDIRNQVAFARKAKQSLWHNNKHFSYWCRYGSRQQDVRKRQMSECVKWGSVGMNAGMLLIMNKQKANSTSK; encoded by the exons ATGACGATGAACCGGTCGAACAGTTTTGTAAATTCATTGAAATGGTGGCCTTTACAGGGTAGTAaccaaacaaataataataacaacaataataatagtAATAACAATAGTGGCaaccataataataataataattcaaataaaaatttcgcATTTGGTAGTTCGGTAGCGGTACAAAAACTTCGAGAATCCAAGTGGTTTCGTGTAGATGAGAGGAGAATATTTTGTGCTGTTGTCGAATGTGGCTTCTTGGTTGAGGTGAGGTCGCAAAATCACGACGAAAACGATCAATCTTGGTTCGGTGTGGTGCTATGTAAAACTACCAAAG ATAATAAACCAAAACCTGAAACCATTGAGATATTTTCTGTGAAAATACGTGAAAATGGTACATTTAGGttgttcaaattaaatttagaagATATATGGAAAAACGAATGGGAGTTACGTATAAATAATTTTGCTGATAAAGAAAAACTGCCGCACAACGAAAAGGATATTCGTAATCAG gTTGCTTTTGCCCGCAAAGCTAAACAGAGTCTTTGGCataataataaacatttttccTACTGGTGCCGTTATGGCAGCCGACAACAGGATGTCAGAAAACGTCAG aTGTCTGAATGTGTAAAATGGGGAAGTGTTGGAATGAATGCCGGAATGCTGCTAATTATGAataaacaaaaagcaaattcaacatcaaaatga